The region AATCCTTGCCGCACAAATTATAGGTGCTACACAAGAAGATGTGAGGTCTAGAATCATTTCTTATAAACTAAGTCTTAAAGATAAAGTCATTCAGGCTGCTGCAGAAATGCAAAAAAATGTCTAAAATCTACCAAGTCGCCTCTGTTATGACCATAGCAGTAACCTTATTATGGTTTTGCTATGCAATGATGCAACGACATCCAGAGAAATGGCAATTTCTAACCGCTGGTGGCGTTCATTTTTTAATGTCTATCATCATCAATAGGCAGTTTATACAAAAAAACCGCAACTACCTAGGTATCATTCACGGCATCTTGATGGTGTCCTTTTTTGGTTTCGGTTATTTCTTCCTTTAAATAATTTGTTTAACGTTCATGATCAAAAGTTTAACAAAATTGTGATAAACAATTGCTCTTGGACCTTTACTTTTACATACATATGAGCATTCAGAATAATCCATTATTACAAAAGTTTGAAACTTTTAATGACACGGCTCCTTTTTCATTGATAAAGGAATCTCATTATGAGTCTGCTTTCGCGAAAGCGATACAACTTGCAAAAAAAGAAATCGATGCCATCACTGAGAATACGGCAAAGCCTACGTTTGAGAATACGATAGAAGCTTTAGACAGCTCTGCAGAGTTATTAGGACGTATTTCCAGCATCTTTTTCAACCTCAACAGCGCAGAAACCAATGACGAAATTCAAAAAATTGCTCGTGATGTAAGTCCGCAATTATCTGAATTTGGTAACGATGTGATCCTTAATGAAGCTCTTTTTAAAAGAGTAAAAACTGTTCATGAAAATAAAGCTTCCTTAGATTTAACAGAGGAACAAAAGACATTGTTGGACAAAGAGTACAAACGTTTTTCTCGCAATGGGGCCAACCTTACGGAAGATAAAAAGAAACGTTTAAGAGAAATAGACAACCAGCTTTCACAATTGTCTTTAGATTTTGGAGAGCGCGTTCTTGCAGCAACTAATGTTTATGAACTGCACATAGAAGAGGACTCCAGATTAACAGGCTTACCAGAAAGTGCTAAAGAAGCTGCTGCCGAAGCAGCAAAGGAAAAAGGTAAAGACGGTTATCTTTTTACTTTAGATTACCCAAGCTACATTCCTTTTATGACTTATTTAGACGATAGGAAATTGCGAGAGGAGCTGTCAAAGGCATTTGGTGCAAAAGCTTATAAAGACGAGTATGATAATCAAGAAAATGTTTTAAAGATTGCGCAGCTTCGTTACGAAAGAGCACAGTTATTAGGTTATCAAACTCATGCACATTTTGTTTTGGAAGAACGAATGGCAAAAACACCTGAAATGGTCAATAATTTTTCTCAAGAGATTCTTGAAAAAGCGACACCTGCAGCACAAAAAGAATTTGATGAGCTTACTAATTTTGCCATCTCGGTTTCTAATCAATCAGAAAACTCAGAATCCATTACCAAATTAGAGAAATGGGATGCTGCTTATTATTCAGAAAAATTAAAGCAACGTCTTTTTGACTTGGACGATGAGCTGTTAAAACCATATTTTAAATTAGAGAATGTGATCAATGGTGTTTTTGAAATCGCCAGTCGTCTGTACGGACTTAGTTTTGAAGAAACGACCGAAATAGAAAAATACCATCCAGATGTTTTTACCTATGTGGTAAAAAATGAAGACAATACATTAAACGCTATCTTCTATGCCGACTTTTTCCCGCGCAAAGGAAAACGCAACGGTGCCTGGATGACTTCTTTTAAAAACCAGTGGCATGATGAGGATGGTCACAACATAAGACCACATATATCTAACGTATGTAATTTCACTAAACCTACAGCTACTAAGCCGTCACTCCTTACTTTTAATGAAGTAACTACTTTATTTCATGAATTTGGCCATGCTCTTCACGGTATGCTAGCAGACACGAAGTACAGAAGTCTATCGGGAACATCAGTATTCTGGGATTTTGTTGAACTACCGAGTCAAATTTTAGAAAACTGGTGCTATGAAAAAGAAGCTCTAGAAATTTTTGCAAGACATTACGAGACAGACGAAGTGATACCATCAACATATATTGATAAAATAAAAGCTGCGGCAAACTTTCAAGAAGGTTTACAAACGTTGAGACAACTTTCTTTTGGAATGATGGATATGAGTTGGCACGGAATTGATCCTACAGGGATTACAGATGTCAAAGCTCATGAGAGAAAAACATTTGATCAAACCGATCTATACCCAGATGTAGCAAGCAGTTGTATGAGTACTGCTTTTGCACATATTTTTCAAGGGGGGTACAGTGCAGGATATTACAGTTATAAATGGGCAGAGGTACTCGATGCAGATGCTTTTGAAGTATTCCAAGAAAAGGGAATTTTTGACAGAACAACGGCAAAGAAATTTAGAGATAACGTACTCTCTAGAGGAGGAACTGAAGACCCAATGTTATTGTATACTCGTTTCCGTGGAAGCGAACCTAAAATAGATGCTTTATTAAAAAGAGCTGGATTAGTGGCTTGATGACATGTATAAGTGATCAATTATAACTAAACAACGACTTAGATCGTTGTTATAAAAAGAATGCTGGAGGTGGGATTTATTCAGCCTCTAATAAAATCAATGCCGAACAACTCGATTGAAAAATTGATAAAAATTTAAATAGATTCCGTAAAGAATGCGGGGAAAAATAGAAAACCAATTGCCAGAAGTTAAATTAATACCAGAAAAATGGGTAGACCGTTACGGTGATTACCTTTTCAACTTTACCATAAGTAGGGTCAATGACCCTATTATGGCCCAAGATCTTGTGTCTGAAACTTTTCTTGCTGGTTTAAAAAGTGCCCACCGATTTAAAGGAAATTCTACAGAGCGCACTTGGTTAATTTCTATTCTCAAACGTAAAATAATCGACTATTATCGCAAGATTAATTCCAATAAGGGTAAGTCTGAAGTGCGCATGAGTTATCTTTCCAGTAGTGATCAAGAAGGCGACTGGATGGAAGAACAAGCGGCAGACCTACGCAATCCTAATGTGGAAGATATGATTGAACAACGAGAGCTAGGTGATGCTCTTGAAGAATGTATCGCTTGTTTACCTGAGCGATATGCCACTATCTTTGTCCAAAAAACCATTGATAATTTGGAAACCGAAACAATATGTAAGGAACATAATATCACGGCGTCCAATCTTTGGGTGATCATTCACAGAGCTCGAGTACAGCTTATGGAATGTCTCAATAATAAATGGCACAAGAATAGTTAATCTAATGAGTAGATTTTTCATCAATTGCGATCAAGCAAGTATATTAAGTACACGAGAACAATATGGCGACCTTAATCCTAAGGAAGCTTTTCGTCACAAACTACACAGAGGTCACTGTATAGGCTGTCGCTCTTTTCATAAAAACAACCAAGGTTTCCAACGCAAACTGAAAGGTCTTAGATGGGTGGCTTTAACAATAGCTCAAAAACAATCTATTAAAAAATGTCTTGCTGAGGCCCTTTTGAAGTAGTTTTAATTCCTGTATTCTTACCTAATGATTTCGTAGACATTCCTGCATTGGAAGCATCTAATTAAATTACTTTTGAGAGCGTTCATTCTAACGCTGCTCAGCAATAGAGCCGCCTTTAATTTAATAAGAGCAGCAATCCGAGCCACAAAACCGGAATTGCCTCCACAAAGAAACTGGTGTAATAATCAGATTTAAATACATCAGAAAACCAGATGGATACAGCTATAATTGGCACTACTATATAGGTACTTACAGCCCATATATTTGTTGCAAACCCAAACTGTATAATCTCCATTACTAAGTAAATTATACATAGGGAAACGCCTAATAATTTGGTGCGATGAATCCCTATCAGTTGTGGAAGTGTTTTAAGCTGAGGAGAATCATATTGCAAATCCCTTATTTCAAAAGGAATACATAGAGCTATGATCAATAAGAATAATTGAACTATATCTAGTCCATAAAGCCACTTGACAGAATCTGTAATAGGAGAAGCTAGAGAGTCATACGAATACTCAAAATTTACATAAACTGATTTCAAAGGAAGAAAACAAATTATAATGACCCATGAAATCGCTACCAGTACCAACTTGATAATAGGTACTTGTCTTAAGTTGTGATGCCTTATCAATGGAAATGCATAGAAAACAGAAAAAGCACTGGCTATAAAAACCATCACAGCAGTCCATAAACTATCGCTAATAATTAAATAAGCCGCAATACCACTAGCGGTTGCTGTAATAGTTATGATAGCTGTTTTAAAACGGAAATATTTTCTTTCCAAAAGCAGCGCTGCATATTTTATAATGTTATAGCCTATAACCACTCCACAAAAAATAAGAAGTAGCATCGCATCATCCAACTTTATAAAGTTCCTAAAATGGAACGCTAGAAACAAGGCCACAAAGCAAAAAGCCACATGAAAACTACTCCTTATATAAAAATCTAATAGCGTTTGAAACCCCTTCATACGGCAAATGTAAACCTGATAGTTAATAACTAAGCAAAAAGCGTTGAGAAATCATTTATTTAGTAACTAACTCTTGTTAGTTAGGCCATCATAAACGACTACTTTTGCAGAGAATTCAGCAAGAATTCAATATCTTAAATATAGACCACATAAGTACTATGAATACAGATCGTTTTGCCCTAAGACATATCGGACCTCGCGAGGAAGACCTTGCCTCCATGCTTGAAACAATAGGTGTTGAATCTATTGACCAACTAGTTTATGAAACTGTACCAGAAAACATACGCCTTCAACAGGATTTACAATTAGATCCAGCGATGAGTGAGTATGAATTCCTGAGTCATATCAATAAATTAGGTAGTAAAAATAAACAATTTAGAACCTATATAGGTCTTGGTTATCACGCCCCTATTACACCGGCTGTTATCCAAAGAAATGTTTTAGAAAATCCAGGTTGGTATACCGCTTACACTCCTTATCAGGCAGAGATTGCCCAAGGACGTCTAGAGGCTTTATTGAATTACCAGACCATGATATCAGACCTTACTGGTATGGAATTATCTAATGCATCCCTACTAGATGAATCTACAGCTGCTGCTGAGGCGATGACCTTACTTTTCTCTGTTCGTGACCGTGCTCAGAAGAAAGAAAATATAGTAAAGTTCTTTGTAGATCAAGATACTTTACCACAAACTAAGGAACTTTTGAAAACTCGTGCTATTCCTCTAGGAATTGAGTTGGTAGAAGGAAACCCTGAAGACATGGATTTTAATGATGGTTATTATGCCATTTTATTACAATATCCTGGTGCGAGTGGAAATGTCGTAGACTATACCGCTTTCGCGAAAACTTGCCAAGAAAATGATATCCGTATAGCAGTAGCTGCAGATATACTTTCCCTTGCATTACTAGAAGCTCCAGGACATTGGGGAGCAGATGTAGTAGTAGGAACAACACAACGTTTTGGTATTCCATTAGGTTATGGTGGACCACACGCAGCCTACTTTGCAACACGTGAAGAATTTAAAAGACAAATTCCAGGACGTATCATAGGTGTAACTAAAGACACCGATGGAAAACGTGCCTTACGCATGGCGTTACAAACGCGTGAGCAACACATTAAAAGAGATAAAGCGACTTCAAATATTTGTACCGCACAAGTATTACTTGCTGTAATGGCCGGTATGTATGGAGTATATCATGGCCCACGTGGCTTGAAGTTTATTGCAAACAAAGTTCACGCTCAAACAGCTACTCTTGCAGACGCTGTTGAAAAATTGGGTATTTACCAAACCAATACTAACTTCTTTGACACCTTGAGTTTCAAAGTAGATGCGGCAGCGGTTGAAAAAGAAGCCTTGAAATTAGAAATTAATTTCTATTATCCTGATGCCAACACGGTTCAAGTTTCTTTAAATGAAACTACTTCTTTGGCAGACGTGAATGATATTGTTTCCGCTTTCGCGAAAGCGGTCAACAAAGACTTCTCTCCTATCACAGAGTTATTAGAGAAAACACATTTAGGAACAGGTCGTCAAACGGAATTCATGACCTATAAAGTATTCAACTCTTATCATTCTGAAACAGAGTTGATGCGTTACATCAAAAAATTAGAGCGCAAAGATTTAGCATTGAATCACTCGATGATTGCACTAGGTTCTTGTACGATGAAATTGAACGCTGCAGCCGAAATGTTGCCTCTTTCAAATCCGCAATGGGGAAATATTCACCCATTTGTACCCCTAGATCAGGCCGAAGGTTATCAGCAAATGTTGAAGAAACTAGAATTGCAATTGAATGAAGCAACTGGTTTTGCTGGAACTTCACTGCAACCTAATTCTGGAGCGCAAGGAGAGTTTGCAGGTTTAATGACCATACGTGCCTATCATATATCACGAGGTGATGAACACAGAAACATCTGTTTGATTCCGTCAAGTGCTCATGGAACAAATCCGGCGAGTGCAGTAATGGCTGGAATGAAAGTAGTTGTGACTAAAGCACTAGAAAACGGAAACATCGACGTAAAAGATTTGCGTGAAAAAGCAGAGAAATACAAAGACAACTTAAGTGCGTTGATGGTGACTTACCCATCTACTCATGGAGTTTATGAAAGTGCCATTCAAGAAATTACAGGACTCATCCATGAAAATGGTGGTCAAGTATACATGGATGGAGCTAATATGAATGCACAAGTAGGATTAACAAACCCTGGAAACATTGGTGCAGACGTTTGTCACTTAAATTTACACAAAACTTTTGCCATCCCTCATGGTGGTGGTGGACCTGGTGTAGGACCTATATGTGTGGCACCACAACTGGTTCCTTTCTTACCTACTAACCCT is a window of Nonlabens sp. MB-3u-79 DNA encoding:
- a CDS encoding M3 family metallopeptidase, with amino-acid sequence MSIQNNPLLQKFETFNDTAPFSLIKESHYESAFAKAIQLAKKEIDAITENTAKPTFENTIEALDSSAELLGRISSIFFNLNSAETNDEIQKIARDVSPQLSEFGNDVILNEALFKRVKTVHENKASLDLTEEQKTLLDKEYKRFSRNGANLTEDKKKRLREIDNQLSQLSLDFGERVLAATNVYELHIEEDSRLTGLPESAKEAAAEAAKEKGKDGYLFTLDYPSYIPFMTYLDDRKLREELSKAFGAKAYKDEYDNQENVLKIAQLRYERAQLLGYQTHAHFVLEERMAKTPEMVNNFSQEILEKATPAAQKEFDELTNFAISVSNQSENSESITKLEKWDAAYYSEKLKQRLFDLDDELLKPYFKLENVINGVFEIASRLYGLSFEETTEIEKYHPDVFTYVVKNEDNTLNAIFYADFFPRKGKRNGAWMTSFKNQWHDEDGHNIRPHISNVCNFTKPTATKPSLLTFNEVTTLFHEFGHALHGMLADTKYRSLSGTSVFWDFVELPSQILENWCYEKEALEIFARHYETDEVIPSTYIDKIKAAANFQEGLQTLRQLSFGMMDMSWHGIDPTGITDVKAHERKTFDQTDLYPDVASSCMSTAFAHIFQGGYSAGYYSYKWAEVLDADAFEVFQEKGIFDRTTAKKFRDNVLSRGGTEDPMLLYTRFRGSEPKIDALLKRAGLVA
- a CDS encoding sigma-70 family RNA polymerase sigma factor, which gives rise to MPEVKLIPEKWVDRYGDYLFNFTISRVNDPIMAQDLVSETFLAGLKSAHRFKGNSTERTWLISILKRKIIDYYRKINSNKGKSEVRMSYLSSSDQEGDWMEEQAADLRNPNVEDMIEQRELGDALEECIACLPERYATIFVQKTIDNLETETICKEHNITASNLWVIIHRARVQLMECLNNKWHKNS
- the gcvP gene encoding aminomethyl-transferring glycine dehydrogenase, with protein sequence MNTDRFALRHIGPREEDLASMLETIGVESIDQLVYETVPENIRLQQDLQLDPAMSEYEFLSHINKLGSKNKQFRTYIGLGYHAPITPAVIQRNVLENPGWYTAYTPYQAEIAQGRLEALLNYQTMISDLTGMELSNASLLDESTAAAEAMTLLFSVRDRAQKKENIVKFFVDQDTLPQTKELLKTRAIPLGIELVEGNPEDMDFNDGYYAILLQYPGASGNVVDYTAFAKTCQENDIRIAVAADILSLALLEAPGHWGADVVVGTTQRFGIPLGYGGPHAAYFATREEFKRQIPGRIIGVTKDTDGKRALRMALQTREQHIKRDKATSNICTAQVLLAVMAGMYGVYHGPRGLKFIANKVHAQTATLADAVEKLGIYQTNTNFFDTLSFKVDAAAVEKEALKLEINFYYPDANTVQVSLNETTSLADVNDIVSAFAKAVNKDFSPITELLEKTHLGTGRQTEFMTYKVFNSYHSETELMRYIKKLERKDLALNHSMIALGSCTMKLNAAAEMLPLSNPQWGNIHPFVPLDQAEGYQQMLKKLELQLNEATGFAGTSLQPNSGAQGEFAGLMTIRAYHISRGDEHRNICLIPSSAHGTNPASAVMAGMKVVVTKALENGNIDVKDLREKAEKYKDNLSALMVTYPSTHGVYESAIQEITGLIHENGGQVYMDGANMNAQVGLTNPGNIGADVCHLNLHKTFAIPHGGGGPGVGPICVAPQLVPFLPTNPIIPTGGAQAISPISAAPFGSALACLISYGYICMLGAEGLKSSTEYAIVNANYIKERLEGSYACLYVGEKGRAAHEMIIDCRPFKDHGIEVVDIAKRLMDYGFHSPTVSFPVAGTMMIEPTESESKEEMDRFCDAMISIKKEIDATSADEPNNLLKNSPHTLQMITADEWDFPYTRSQAAYPLEYVSDNKFWPTVRRADDAYGDRNLMCTCAPMEEYMD